Proteins from a single region of Paenibacillus sp. BIHB 4019:
- a CDS encoding YgzB family protein — MNKFFFKSAKINEFRLWGLIFTLVGMGVMILGTAGIVLWGQAGKIVAAIFMVIGMISLLVSVAVYFWAGMMSTSATMLTCPECNRPTKMLGKTDRCMFCKTILTLDPAQATHAPSE; from the coding sequence GTGAATAAGTTTTTTTTCAAATCAGCGAAAATAAACGAATTTCGTCTGTGGGGGCTGATTTTCACACTTGTCGGCATGGGTGTTATGATTCTCGGTACAGCCGGAATCGTGCTTTGGGGACAAGCTGGTAAAATCGTTGCCGCCATTTTTATGGTTATTGGGATGATTTCCTTGCTCGTCAGCGTTGCCGTTTATTTCTGGGCAGGCATGATGTCAACCAGTGCAACGATGCTAACGTGTCCCGAATGTAATCGCCCGACGAAAATGCTCGGCAAAACGGATCGCTGCATGTTCTGCAAGACGATTTTGACACTCGATCCGGCGCAAGCCACGCATGCTCCTTCCGAATAG
- a CDS encoding nucleotidyltransferase-like protein: MKHIKEHFIQTHQSQPELLGLIAIENSYAYSPLTEGLDLLLLAIVEQTAVQSIEHVRIEGQHVLIRSASVGQLEQWMASGENKSIIQWIVRGEILLERDSRISDIRERIIQFPDVMREQKRFVEFSGFLRSYLQAKHDYEERNILDAYSNILTALHHWAHIVLIEEGQHPELTVWRQMRRVHPGVYKLYEELTVSPETLEQRVQLVMLACEFTVINKMKDCCSLLFSIMMSREEPWSISELQEHERIKTLHVDLSLLLQRLVKRSLIREVAVMAASGDTEALELRYMTLAV, encoded by the coding sequence GTGAAACATATAAAAGAACATTTCATTCAAACACATCAATCACAGCCAGAGCTGCTTGGTCTTATCGCAATCGAGAACTCTTATGCTTACAGTCCGTTGACTGAAGGATTGGATTTGCTTCTGCTTGCAATTGTGGAGCAGACTGCTGTTCAAAGTATTGAGCATGTACGCATTGAAGGCCAGCATGTGCTGATCCGAAGTGCGAGTGTAGGCCAGTTGGAGCAGTGGATGGCAAGCGGGGAGAACAAAAGTATTATTCAATGGATAGTTCGGGGGGAGATACTGTTGGAGCGCGACAGCCGTATAAGCGATATTCGTGAGCGCATTATACAATTTCCGGACGTCATGAGAGAGCAAAAGCGGTTTGTAGAGTTCTCCGGCTTTCTGAGAAGTTACCTGCAGGCAAAGCATGATTACGAAGAACGCAATATTCTGGATGCTTACAGCAATATATTAACTGCACTGCATCACTGGGCGCACATTGTTTTAATTGAAGAGGGGCAGCATCCAGAGCTAACCGTGTGGCGTCAAATGCGCAGGGTACATCCTGGGGTGTACAAGCTGTATGAAGAATTAACAGTCAGCCCTGAAACGCTGGAGCAGCGCGTTCAACTTGTTATGCTCGCTTGTGAGTTTACGGTAATCAACAAAATGAAGGACTGCTGTTCCTTGCTCTTTAGCATCATGATGAGCCGGGAGGAGCCATGGAGCATCAGCGAGCTGCAGGAGCATGAGCGAATAAAGACCCTTCATGTCGATTTATCCTTGCTGCTGCAACGTTTGGTCAAACGCTCGCTAATTCGTGAAGTTGCGGTGATGGCAGCAAGCGGAGATACTGAGGCGTTGGAGCTTCGATATATGACGCTGGCTGTATAA